The window AAAGAGAAGATGCTCTGTTTACTGTAGGCAAATGATCCAAGAAAAGGCCAAACCCTTTTTAATTCTCCTTCTGATATCTAAGAGTGTCTCCAGAGCATGGATGGTTAGGGATTCTCGAGAGGGTACTGAATCATTGCATGTTTATTCAAGCTAGAAGCGGCATGGATCATGAACTAAATCAACAGGATGATGAAGTTGGGTTTGAACATTTTTGAGATGCTGATCCCACAAGGCAACAAGATTGATCATTGCAGTCTGATCTAAAAGGAGAGGCCATGTGCTTCCATGATGCAGATCATCTCTTTTGCCTAAATAATCATTTCGATTTAAGTGCAAAATTGTAAGAATGGGGCACGAAAAAGTAAGGAGTGGTTCCTCCCTCTCCCCCACATTCCCTCAATGCATTCCATTTCTAGGGTTGGTTGACAAACCACACTAATTAGGTCCTTTTATGACTTAGTCTTATACATCCTCTTTTCTATAGCTAGCGTAACGTCGgttcattatttaaaatatttacgTTGAGATTAAAATTTGCTAGAGTTCTCCGATAGAGTTCACGGGTATATCTTCCGATTAAAAGATAATATGTTATATAAAATTGCGATATTTGTTAAATCAAAACATGAGAACATAAAATAAGAATGCGAATTCCCCTTCTTGATAGCTTTCCTCCATTTGTCATAATCTTCACTTTTTCGCCATCGGTCTGGCGTGGGAAATGgaatcttctctcttctctataAGCTTCTCTCCATTTATAGGGGATTAGTGGCGATTTCGCCAAGATCATTTcccaatttcatatattttagttttttttaatgcaaattctCTCTAATATTCTTGGTAATTATTAAATGTCTACCCTTTTATTTTGGCAAGAGGATATGGGTATCTCATTGTCCATGACAATGTATCACAAAGCAAATTATTTGATACTGTGGCAAGATGTTAGAGAGCACTGACCATTTTTGAAAACTTTCGTATCATGTCCGACACTTTAgtacgtgtccgacacgctttGACACATGCTCAATTCTCCCAACATGCTTTGACACACGAGTTTAGAATTTCAACATGCAATTCCAACATACatatggtcaattttaaatattttcaataaataaggggtcataatataaatatgaaaaaataaaaattaatgaaataataaagaacaTCGTGTTGTGTCACGTGTCTTGTGTCGATATCAGTGCTACTTAGCCAATATGCAAatactaaaatttatttataaaaaaaaaatcgcataaTATCTTACCAAGAATGCATATCGAAAATGTCCTTAATATAATTTCAGAATAAGAATGTTCACACAGTGCTTCCTTTTTATCCGGAAAAATACCATTGCCAACGGTGGATCGTTCACATGTTTCGCATTTATTAATGCTTAAACTTGATTATTTTCCCCTTCGCAATTTTTCATCGGGTCCCCCGTGCGCGCTTGGGTGTTTATACATGTGTTTATATACATTTATAGTATAAACATAAAAATCAGAGAATAACCCAAATATGCTCATTGAAATGTATAACGCGTTCTCTAATATATGCACCATATGACATTTTAGACATCTAATTTTTCTCTTTAGTACCACGAGATGCACGTTCTCTTTCTCATGCTTTGTTTTGTCAATGCAAGTCTCCTCCATAAAGGATGAGCTATCTTTGATTTAGTATCAAAACTTTGATTCACCATGAGAATAATTATCCAGAAAATTCTAAACACATTGTATGGTGGCCAacttaattctaaacattttaattgtgccaaattattcataaattttttgacgatttatcaatttatctctaaatctttcaattatgtcaattccgTCCTATGACTTTTGAAgtattgtcaatttagtcaaaaacttattatttcaataattgGCTGAAATgaatatattgacaaattgtcaaaaggtttataattacattgacaaattattaaaaaatttaggacaaaattgatacaattgaaatgtttaggattaaatcggcaaatcattaaaagatttaggattaaattgacataattaaaaattttaagactaaattaacgaTCGTACAATAAACTTATGATTTTTTGGGACTATTTTCCCCGTCAACCTTGCAAAACAACACGTTCTTGCGTCATCATCCCAAGTTGATTGACATTATCGAGAGTCCTAAAGATTGAAGCCCCCACCTGTCCTAAAAAGTTTCTTTTAGAGGGACGTGGACAAGACTAGAAACGGAGATAAGAAGGGCAGTGGGTCTCCCGACTTTACTCCGATCAGGATTGGCATCCGAGGCATGCTTCTAGCCCAATGTGATTTGACTCGTGGTTGCATCGAATGAGCTGTGAAAGTATGAGAAAACAAGCCTAGGAATTTGCTCGATTACATCCTCGTTTAGTTTGATTTTCCCTAGTAGTACTCTACCGAATTATCAGCCCTGCTATCCGCTTGCACCAAGTCCTTGTAATCAATCGGCCTTGGAGAGTAGGGTGGCTTTGTACATCTTAGCAATGCCCAATTGACCCCAGCAAAGAACTGATGGTGCTTGATGGCCGGGGCCCCCATCGTGGACCCCATCCGCCTCCCCGGGTCCTTGATCAGGAGCTGCGCCATCAGGTCCTTCGCCGGCCCCGGGACCGATGGCTCCTTGGGGAACTCGAGGGCCCGAGCCACGATGTTGGCCAGGGTCAGCTCGTTGTCGATCCCCTTGAAGGGCGTCACCCCGTAGAACATCTCGAAGATGAAGACCCCCAGCGTCCACCAGTCCACCGCATTGCCGTGCCCCTCCCCCAGCACGATCTCAGGCGCCAGGTACTCGTGCGTCCCGACGAAGGACATCGACCGGATGTCGATCGGCTCGGCCACGATCTCAAGGGTTCCCCGGGCACTGGGCTTCTTCTTGCGCCGGCGCTTTGGGTGGAAGCACGGCACGGCGGGGACTATGCAATTGGGGATGATGCATGACGAGTTGGCAAACGGAGGGGGCTCAGCTGGGTTGTCCCCGGCGGGGTCCGCAGCCTGCGGGCCCTGATCGGAGACGAGCTGAGCCGTTGTCGATGCAGGGTTGTCGCTCTTGAGCGAAAGGTCGAAGTCCGTGAGCATTATGTGGCCGTCGCACCGGACAAGGACGTTTTCGGGTTTGAGGTCGCGGTAGATGATCCCCATCATGTGTAGGTACTCCAATGCAACCACCACTTCCGACGCATAAAATCTATCCAAATGAGAACGAATTAGAAACTCCAAAATTGACCATCAAAACCATAAATAATTTGTACTAAGAGCATGCTGCCGAGACAAGGAAGTACGTAATTCTAGGACTACAAATTACAAAAGATGTCTGCCATGTTAGAGAAGCTCAATCAAGAGGAGAGAACGAGCAGAAGGACAATTAATCACGGAACGGAGGTGGTCCATGGGGGTACATCATGGCGTTCGAGCAGGCCAGGGGGAGATTTGAATCGCGGGGCCCGTTCGATTACGTTTTGCTTTATTTATGGCGTGTCGATTTGAGAGGAGAAAGGAGGGGAATGATGTAAGAAGAATCCCCGCAATCATGCTCCCACCAACAGtaaaataaaaagtggaaaaagtgGGATACTCTAGGGAcgtgacaaaagaaaaatttccaactttATAAGGACTAATAAAGAAATCAGAGTTCGATCACGAGACTGTAGTCGAACTAGaataatatttatatgtatTGTActgtctagagagagagagagagagagagagagagagagagagaggggggttaAGAGCAAAGAGTACTAATGTTTTGTCTTCATGTGTTTTTCCACGCAATGTAAAGTCAGTGCATGGcataattaataattcaaatctgtaatatttgatgatttgagTGGGCCTCGCACAATCCAACcacccaaaataataataataataataataataataataataataataataataataataaaaataaacttcaaaTCTTCCTAATGCTAATgcacaaattttctctttttgggagGTTTGAAAAAGCTCCTTAGAAGGGAAATTTCTTCTCCTTAGAAGGGAAATTTCTTTACTTCTAATATCAAAGGTTAAGTTTACTTATTTTGCCAGATCAAAGCTTAAGTAGATCAATTATTGAACGTGCAGTGTCTTCGTTTTCTTGAGAGACATTTAAGTCATTTTACAAGTCACCACATTTTTTCTGCTCATCTAATTGAAATACTACAAGATCttgattgaatatatatatatatatttggtaaaGACAGTGAAGTGCGAATCATTCGTACTTCGTCATTTATGGTATGTGATTAACGAAAGGATTTTATCAATTCTAATTCACGGTCTTCCTCGTGTAATGTATAATTAATGcattaaatattaaaagttCCATAATAAGCATGGTTAAAGAGTGCCCTAGGAGGGGCACATGAACAAAACCCTCAACACAATTCCCttaaaacactaaaaaaatatttccagGATCTTGGTAAATCCATGACATTTCGAACTTGGtatttttaaatacatcaaatATGGAAAATTCCTTTCTTTCGATAAAAGGAAAacctccctcttttctttttttggtcggtaggAAAACCTCCCTCTTTTAAAAGCAAAACTTTAGGGGGCAAAAGCTTGGTACTAGCATGAAGATAATTCCGTCCGAAAGATTCGCCCGGAACTGGTAATAGAGCAGTGATCATtgcagaagaagaggaagctgACCTTGGGACGTGCTTTTATCAGATGGGTGGAGCATTTATCATGATGCACAGTGCACGACAGACACGACTGAATACGTTGTTGGCTCATGCCCGTAATAAAAATCCGTTCCCATGTTCCGAGCCCGACAAAAACCGATCGGCTCCCCACATGTCCCATCGGTCATCctcacaaaatttattaatttgtgGACCTACCCTTCGATTATTCATCACGCTATTTCGCAATAATGCCAAGAAAGAGAAACTCAATTTCAAACTGGAAAAAAGTCGCGATGTAGTTTCGTCTCTTGGGGATAGCGTTGGGTGTTTAGACTTAAGTGGAGAGACCAAGAGAGTATGTCAACGTGAACTGTATAGGGAATTGGACGTACCGGACGGCCGACTCGCTGAACCGCCTCTCTGGTTGCCGTTGCCGGAGGACGTGGAGGTCCCCGCCGGGGCAGAACTCAGTCAGCAGGCAAGACCACCTCGGACAGTCCAGCGTGGCGTAGAGAGTGGGCAAGAAGGGGTGGTCCAGCATTTCCAGGATCTCCCTCTCTATCCTCGCCCGGCCTTCCTTGTTCCTGCCCGCCAGCTCCTTCTTGTCCATCACCTTCGCGGCGAACATGCACTCGCCGCCGCCCTTCAGCTCCACCAGGTAGACGCTCCCGATGTCGCCGCTCCCGAGTCGGTACATGAACCGGAGGTCGCTGAGGCTGAGCTTGGAGCCGTCGCGGGCCTTCCTCACACGCCGGATCGCGTCCCACCGCGGGTCGTCGGAGGGCGCATGGGGCTTGGCGAACGAGGCGGAGTCGCTCGAGGCGGTCCACGTCGTCTCGGACCCCGAGCTTGGACTGCGCTTCACAGTGTCGAATGCCGTCGCGGTGGAATTGAAGCTGAGGCTCCGTAGGTCATCGGCCGAGTCGTCGACAAACGGTTGGTTCATGACAGCTGGGGCATCGACCGGGGAGGGCGAGGCGGTGGCCATAGGCGGTGGAGAGGCCACCTCCCAGTGGATATGTGGGACTTTGCTtggtgagagggagagagattacaattgaattgaattgagttGAGAGTGAGTGAGAATTCAAAGGATAAGAGGTTTTTGAAGAGAGGGGGAATAGGAATGTTTGGGCCGGCAAAATCAAACTATGCCATGTGGCTTGCTTTTGTGTGGCCAGGACCCATTTGTGGGCCCAATAGCTGGATACTAATTCTAGCTAGTTATCTTTATTCCATGCCTCAATataatttaacatttaatttttagccatttgccttttctttatttgcctTTTCTTCTGGAGTGGGCCAAGTGGGGGCGCCCTAAATTTGGCCAATTAAACTTCAATGCTATTGAAATTGAAATCTCACCATCAAGCATCGCATATCTAGGATACTGTGCGGGCATTAGGGTTGAAACATTcgttaattcttttttttttttttaaggcgGTTTGAAGGCAAAGACAAGATCATATGATTGTTGTCATTAAATGTAGTCCAGCCAAGATTTTGTGGATTAGTTTATGCAGCATTTGACTGGCACTGTTGTGTTGTGTCCGGAAAAAGGGGGGTTAAGGCATGGCATCCCTTTTCCATTCTATCTACGCATAATCTCTTTTGATACCGTTTGGATTCTTCCGAGATAGCTGCTtataccaaagaaaaaagatgattATTTACGATATGCCTTCCGACTGTTTCTAGCCTCCGGCCGGAAAGATGTAAGAAATAATAATGCCAAGATTCTGTTTATTATAGGAATAACTTGACCCACTAACCTCATAGACTAGATAAAATGCAAGCTAACATGGAACTATATTTATTTGGTGGTATAAGAAATCGAAACCGTATCGTGTGGCTTACCCGAATTTATCCCTCAATAGTTTAAAAGAATTTATAGTGAGGCATTAGATAAGGATGCTCAAGATTCATGACGATTATATACAAAGCCCCTAAAAGTCTTATTTTGAGTAAGCTTTTTGATTTTCTAGGAatagtttaattaaattttctcttGCTGAATTGATGCTACAAGATACTGttggtttttttccttttagctcTTTCCCCCTTCAATTCTTTTAATCAGTTTTATGCAATTCCCTGCTCGTTCTTCGGATTTGcctctcttccttctctatCATTTGGTTTGCAAGACATAATCATTGGTTTGATGCACCTGAAAATGAAGGGAGTGGGCTTATTCGATTAATTAATTTGTGTGAATTTGTCTAAATATGTTCCAAAAGTGTAAAAATGCAGTTTCTCTTCTTAGTAAATTTTACGATGTTAGGTTTTGTTCCAAACCCTAAAGTAGTCATGCATCCTAGGAATTTCGAGGCACTTGTTCATCTAAATCCTTTCATTCAGAGATTTCTGGACTTTGTTGAGTTTTTCCTTTATCTTGCACTTGAACTTTGAcgaaaattttatttccaagTAGATACGGGTGAATTAAAGTGTTATTTGATTCAGTAAAGTTATAAACATTTGTCGAATGCTCTATTTCATTTCCTAATGTGGATGATGCCAAGTTTTATGTGCTTGGAGATTGGTTCATGTTTGGTGCAAGCTAACATGTtattctttttgtcattttgattcGATGAAACGGTAGTCTAGGAACTAACGGGATGGATAGACGCATGACTTCATATTGCCTATTTCCATTTGTTCAACTATTGAGAAATGTATAGCGCGTTTCTGGTGGAGAACTAATCAACAAAAAGGAGGGCTGTATTGGAAGAGTTGGGATGTTatgaaaactcagaaaattcaAGGGGGGATGGGCTTTCGTGATTTGTTATCTATGAATAGAGCACTTTTAGGAAAGCAGGCTTGGCGGCTGTTGACTAATCCTGATTCACTTTGGGGCACTCTTTTTAAAGCATTGTATTTTAGATCTTCCACTTTTCTGTCGGTTGTCCGAGGAAATAGGCCTTCATGGGGGTGGCAGAGCATTCTTAAAGGACGGGATACAATTCTACCTAATCTGCGCTGGTCTGTTGGGAATGGCACTTCTATCAGAATTCGGGGGGATCACTGGCTTCCAATGGGAATTATCTATGGACCTACAGCTCGTGAGGAACCACTTAAAGTAGCAGACATTATGGATCAACAAACACAATCATGGAAGATGGCTTTTATTAACCAATTTTTCGAAGAACAGGTTGCTCAACAAATCCAATCGTTACCTATCCGGCCACTATTTTCCGAGGATAAACTTATATGGTCAGCAACATCGACTGGCATATACTCGGTTAAAAGTAATTATCATGCACTTCAACAATCATACCACCCTCATCAAGAGTTACAAGATTTAAGCTCTTACCGGATGAATAAGCAGCTCTGGCGCCAGCTATGGATGATGAAGATCACCCCCAGAGTCCGTATCTTTCTCTGGTCTATCTGCCATAATGCTCTTGCAACTCGTGCTAATCTCTTCCACCGTCGAATTATTCCGGACCCTTTCTGCTCTATATGCTGCCAGTCTACTCCTGAAACAATAGAACATTTGTTAATCCAGTGTCCATGGACAAAACCCATCTGGTCCCACTCACAGCTTAATTTAGCCTCAGCAACCAATTCGGTTACTAGCATAAAACAGTGGTTACTGGAGTATGTCCTTTTACCTGCTCATTCTCCCCGGCTTGAGGTCGTTGCCACCATCTTCTGGCAGATCTGGAAGAAACGAAACAACTCTGTTTTTCGGAATCAGAGTCCGAATTCATCCATGGTTGTGGAATCGGCACTGGCTCAGGTATTAGCATACCAGTCCTCTGGTGCTGCTACCTCTCAATCACGTTCACGCTCTGGTATTGCCACTGTACCACCCGATCAGCTatggcgacctccggcgacagGTGTTCTAAAATGCAATATCGATGGCAGTTATAAAGAAGGCTCCTCCGAAGGCTCTATGGCAAGTATTTGCAGAGATGATCGAGGTAACCTTACCGATCTCTTTTCCAAAGGTTTCCCAGCACATTCACCCTTTGAATCGGAGCTTCAGGCGCTGAATCTATCCCTCCAACATCTATTTCACCGAGGACTCCATCTCTCCCGGATCGTTCTTCATACAGACTGTCTTCATCTTGTTGAAATTGTGAAGGGGCTTCGCCTGCCGCCATGGGAGCTGCGTCCAGTGCTTGACGAAACCCTACATTGGCTCTCCAATTTCCCTTTCCTCTCTTTGCGACACTGTCGTCGCTCGGCCAACCTAGTGGCCGACTGGGCCGCCAAAGCCCAGTTGGCTTTCCCGGCCCATCGcctatctctttcttttcctcttccgCAGGACCTACTACATCTTATGTATTCGGAAGCTATAGCTGCAGGATGTAATCTTCCTCTTTAATCAATATATATGTGTTtccttgtcaaaaaaaaaaaaataccctcTAACTGCAATAATCTTGGTAGTATAATGTATTacgagtgaaaaaaaaaaaagaataaaaactatTTTGTGTTCACCAAAAAGATAATTACATCTAGAGGCGAAAATTTACAAATAGAAAAAGGGGAATCTAGTTCAAGTGCAGGACCGTGGATTACATAAACaatcaaattaacaaaaagattaCAAGACATTAGacacatataaaaaaattcttcatttaaaaaatgtttctaACACCCACCTCAAACTCAAGATGATAACGAGTCACTAGACTCCATTGACCATGAGAGGGCATATGTCCAAAGGCTAGCTTGTGTTGTTGCACATTATCACAATCTCTTTGTATGCATCCATTCATGAAAGCACATCGTTGTCATTTTGATTAATAGAAATAGTCCTCCtacaatcataaaaaaatactaCTATGTTAAAGTATGTTACATTGCTTGTTTATAGAGTTCGTGTACTTTTTATATACATACGGTCTCCTTCCATTTATGAACTTAAGATACTTGATAGGGGAACTAGATTTGGTAACTACTGTCTAAATCTAGGATGAGATTTGCAAATTAGTCGAAGTTGAAGCAATACACTAAGCAATGACCTATGAATCATTGAGGGTTGCCCTAGTAGCCACCCTTTCCACATGGGAAGGGGGAGGTTGGAAATTCAATTCCTGATCAATCCTGGTAGTATGCTATGCACTTACCACAATGTGGAACTTATGCATCAGAATTTTGttactctaaatttttttatgatgagtaaaaaaagaaaagaagaggaatttgATGGGTAACAGACAGTCCCTATTCTAAGGCTAAGAGATGGTCGTACATGTGCGATAGCATACTTGCCACatattctgtttttgttttccctaACTTGTATCATAGGCAAATTTTCTAGTAACAGAGCCATGACATTTTCAGCACATTATTAGTTTAAAGTTCAATATCCAATACAGAAAGGGAGATTTCAATACCATCACGAGATCCTCCAAAATTTCCACATCTTCCACTATAAATGCTCCCGTTTCCATTAGCCCCCCCCAATTAGAAATCCGTGTTTCGATGTCTCAAAAATTGACTATCTTTATGAGGTCTCCTACCTCAATGAAGATAGCAAAATTTCTGAAACTCACCTTCCACTTATGATCCGTATTCTATTTTTGCTAAGCCattctctttttcatctatATGCTCTATTAAGCAGCTTATTAAGCATACTTCTAAAGAAGTTAAAGAGTTTGTCCAATCCTCAAAATTTAACTAGCATTATATCCCAACTACCTAGCAATAACAATTTGTCAcccttcaaattctttttgacTTTCCACGATAGTGGATACAGCAGGGTTAAATGCATTTTTACTTTGGTGCCATTAGACTTACTTTATCCCTTCATGGAAGGAAGGGCTTACCCGTGGTTGCTCAAATGGCTCTCTTAGACACTTGTTTTTTTAAACTACTAGCATACTTGCATTGGCACCATTCAAACCACCTTCAATGCAGGAATAGTGTTTGTTACACTATTTCCTAACTTCAATATGGCTCTCTCAGATCCACGACTTCTTTCAGCCCTTAAGGTTCAGCTACAGATTACTAGAGCACCTCAAACTCCAAATTTTATTGTTGCTATCTTGCATTACCAAATAGTTTATTGAGTCTAAAATCACGCCATTGACCTCAACTTCCATGATTCtgaagatgccttgttcatctTGGTGGATAATGACCAAACCTCCTGTATTTATGTGCTCAGACAGATTCCTCGAGATCAGCTAATTAAGTTACCTCAAGACACGTCGATAATCAATTATGAAAATATCCACTAGAACTCCAGACCTATCCAATCCACAAAGTCCTAGTTCACCTAGAAAAAAAGATGGCACATTTGTCATTAAATTTagtaaggaaaaagaagaaaccattTCTTCTATCTTTCTTACTATTCTTATGATGCAACCCTATGCAGCCCATAGTTATTAGTGGCCACCCAGATTCAAAATCCATAATTGAATCTTTTAACCCAAGGGGATGTCCTATTTGCTACTATAAAGACCCTTGTACAGGACACTGCTTTTGGGATCTTGATTATCAGTGTTCCTTTTGTATAAATCCtccagatgaagaagaagatgacaggccatccaaaagaaagaaacaatcaaaagATGAATTTTACCAGAGGTACCTTGATGAAGACCATTGTTGGATCTCTTGATGAAGATGGaggaaaataacaatttatgattTCATATAGACCACCTTGATCACACCCTCCTACGAAACTCCCTGAACCATGTGAACCTCCTCTACCTCCTCAGTcaccatccaaaaagaaaccctCACCCCATATCTCACCTTTCTATAAACCCATCCACTAATGGGTTATAAAGAATTCCTTCTCTCTAGAAGTACCCAAAGCACTTCAACCCCCATGTTCCCAAACCAAAACCACCACCTGTCCTTCCATCCTTTGTATGTTCCAATCCTCAGACTTTCCATTTTTGGAAAGATCTCATACTAGTATCCCATTTCCAGCtttagaaaaatttcctaaTGCTCACAATTGAATCTGTTATATCCTTAAGGTCCCGAATCCCATTGATAATGATGACCATGGAAGACAAAAGTAAGTCAACGCCACTGAAGCTATCCTGGATCAGTAGTCAAAATATGCTTTGGCCCAGAATAATGTTCTCAAGACAATTGACACCAAGCTTTCAACTATTCAAGCTCGTCATAATCATATTGACCAAAAAGTTGATCAAACTGTTTTGATCACAAATAAATTGATTGAGACATTTTAGAAGAAACTCCAGTAGATGGAATATGGCAAATATATCTCTCATCATTATTT of the Eucalyptus grandis isolate ANBG69807.140 chromosome 10, ASM1654582v1, whole genome shotgun sequence genome contains:
- the LOC104421726 gene encoding serine/threonine-protein kinase D6PKL2, which gives rise to MATASPSPVDAPAVMNQPFVDDSADDLRSLSFNSTATAFDTVKRSPSSGSETTWTASSDSASFAKPHAPSDDPRWDAIRRVRKARDGSKLSLSDLRFMYRLGSGDIGSVYLVELKGGGECMFAAKVMDKKELAGRNKEGRARIEREILEMLDHPFLPTLYATLDCPRWSCLLTEFCPGGDLHVLRQRQPERRFSESAVRFYASEVVVALEYLHMMGIIYRDLKPENVLVRCDGHIMLTDFDLSLKSDNPASTTAQLVSDQGPQAADPAGDNPAEPPPFANSSCIIPNCIVPAVPCFHPKRRRKKKPSARGTLEIVAEPIDIRSMSFVGTHEYLAPEIVLGEGHGNAVDWWTLGVFIFEMFYGVTPFKGIDNELTLANIVARALEFPKEPSVPGPAKDLMAQLLIKDPGRRMGSTMGAPAIKHHQFFAGVNWALLRCTKPPYSPRPIDYKDLVQADSRADNSVEYY